Proteins from one Clupea harengus chromosome 17, Ch_v2.0.2, whole genome shotgun sequence genomic window:
- the ptchd1 gene encoding patched domain-containing protein 1, with translation MLRQVLHEGLRTSFHKLGHFVANHPVFFASAPVLISILLGASFSRYRIEENVEYLLAPKHSLAKIEGNLVDSLFPVNRSKHTLYSDLQTPGRYGRVIVTSRRGSILDPHYVDLVLKLHHTVTQLQVPMLGFNYTFNHLCLLDDAKSCIVDDIVHALTETQTARAANRSAPPLRYPITSLRDGREAYIGHQLGGVQPSAGGRDGVRVARALQLTYYLQAVSPLNEVVAARWEVAFCGELEHFGQQHPELALYPFTSSSLQRDFQRTSRVAERPLLFSLAVCLALAVLCCSMRDCVRTKPWLGLLALVTISLATLTSAGIFNLSGGKYNSTYLGIPFVMLGHGLFGTFEMLSSWRRTREDQHVKERVAAVFSDCLLPFTASTALHLVTFGIGASPFTNIEAVRLFCRNACLSVLLNYLYILTFFGSNLVFAGYLENNYRHSLFCRRVPKPELLQQKPAWYRFLMYTQYNEGPTSEPDMQAYESHLLVAFMKRYYCDWITNTYVKPFVVLFYLVYVSFALMGYLQVSEGSDLSNMVATDTSTIAYMRAQQRYFSSYSPVIGFYIYESIEYWNNSVQEDLLEYTKGFERISWFESYLNYLHGLNVSASLSPRNFTERLRSGFLRQPRYLHFSDDIIFARRADGDFEVVASRMFLVAKTTENKREEMAILLDTLRKLSLTSRIKFIIFNPSFVYMDRYASSVGAPLKNSCIAALFLFFFSTFLAADPLVNAWLTVTVASVEFGVVGFMTLWRVELDCVSVLCLIYGVNYAVDSSAPMVSAFVLGREHSRTRWVKLALERHGVPALQSYLCYGAALLPLAAVPSNLTRTLFRCLFLTMLITAFHCLAILPVLLTFLPPSKRKKRDKKRSGDSREEIECVEMEDSTRVVDQITTV, from the exons ATGTTGCGACAGGTGTTGCACGAAGGTCTCAGGACGTCTTTCCATAAATTGGGCCATTTTGTCGCCAATCACCCTGTCTTCTTTGCCTCTGCTCCGGTTCTCATCTCTATCTTGCTAGGCGCAAGTTTCAGCCGGTACCGCATTGAAGAAAACGTGGAGTACCTGTTAGCCCCCAAGCACAGTCTAGCGAAGATAGAGGGGAACTTGGTGGATAGTTTGTTTCCCGTAAACAGATCCAAACACACGTTGTATTCGGATCTGCAGACGCCAGGCAGATACGGTCGTGTCATCGTCACCTCACGCAGAGGGAGTATCCTAGACCCACACTACGTCGATTTAGTTCTTAAG CTCCACCACACCGTCACCCAGCTCCAGGTCCCCATGCTGGGCTTCAACTACACCTTCAACCACCTCTGCCTGCTGGACGACGCCAAGAGCTGCATCGTGGACGACATTGTCCACGCGCTGACCGAGACGCAGACGGCCCGCGCCGCCAACCGCTCCGCCCCACCGCTGCGCTACCCAATCACGAGCTTGCGGGACGGCCGCGAGGCTTACATCGGGCACCAGCTGGGCGGCGTGCAGCCGTCGGCGGGCGGGCGGGACGGGGTGCGCGTGGCCCGCGCCCTCCAGCTCACCTACTACCTGCAGGCGGTGTCGCCGCTCAACGAGGTGGTGGCGGCGCGCTGGGAGGTGGCCTTCTGCGGGGAGCTGGAGCACTTCGGCCAGCAGCACCCCGAGCTGGCGCTCTACCCCTTCACCTCGTCCTCGCTGCAGCGGGACTTCCAGAGGACCAGCCGCGTGGCCGAGCGGCCGCTCCTCTTCAGCCTGGCCGTGTGCCTGGCGCTGGCCGTGCTGTGCTGCTCCATGCGGGACTGCGTCCGCACCAAGCCCTGGCTGGGCCTGCTCGCCCTGGTCACCATCAGCCTAGCCACGCTCACCTCCGCCGGCATTTTCAACCTCAGTGGGGGGAAATACAACTCCACCTACCTAGGCATCCCTTTCGTCATGCTAG GGCACGGTTTGTTCGGTACCTTCGAAATGCTGTCGTCGTGGCGGCGGACGCGAGAGGACCAGCACGTGAAGGAGCGCGTGGCGGCCGTCTTCTCCGACTGCCTGCTGCCGTTCACGGCCAGCACGGCGCTGCACCTGGTCACCTTCGGCATAGGCGCCAGCCCCTTCACCAACATCGAGGCCGTGCGCCTCTTCTGCCGCAacgcctgcctgtctgtgctcTTGAACTACCTCTACATCCTCACCTTCTTTGGCTCCAACCTGGTGTTCGCCGGCTACCTGGAGAACAACTACCGCCACAGTCTCTTCTGCCGCCGCGTTCCCAAGCCCGAGCTCCTGCAGCAGAAGCCCGCCTGGTACCGCTTCCTAATGTACACGCAGTACAACGAGGGCCCCACCTCGGAGCCCGACATGCAAGCGTACGAGAGCCACCTGCTGGTGGCCTTCATGAAGCGCTACTACTGTGACTGGATCACCAACACCTACGTCAAGCCCTTCGTCGTGCTGTTCTACTTGGTCTATGTATCGTTCGCGCTCATGGGCTACCTGCAGGTCAGCGAGGGCTCGGACCTGAGCAACATGGTGGCCACGGACACGAGCACCATAGCGTACATGCGCGCGCAGCAGCGCTACTTCAGCAGTTACAGCCCCGTCATCGGCTTCTACATCTACGAGTCCATCGAGTACTGGAACAACAGCGTGCAGGAGGACCTGCTGGAGTACACCAAGGGTTTCGAGCGCATCTCGTGGTTCGAGAGCTACCTGAACTACCTGCACGGGCTCAATGTAAGCGCCAGCCTGTCGCCGAGGAACTTCACAGAGCGCTTGCGCTCGGGCTTCCTGCGGCAGCCGCGCTACCTGCACTTTTCCGACGACATCATTTTCGCGCGGCGTGCCGACGGCGACTTCGAGGTGGTGGCCTCGCGGATGTTCCTCGTGGCCAAGACCACGGAGAACAAGCGCGAGGAGATGGCCATCCTGCTGGACACGTTGCGCAAGCTCTCGCTCACCTCGCGCATCAAGTTCATCATCTTCAACCCGTCGTTCGTCTACATGGACCGCTACGCGTCGTCCGTGGGGGCTCCGCTGAAAAACTCCTGCATCGCTGCCCTCTTCCTGTTCTTCTTCTCCACGTTCCTGGCGGCAGACCCGCTGGTCAATGCCTGGCTGACGGTGACGGTGGCCTCGGTGGAGTTCGGCGTTGTGGGCTTCATGACGCTGTGGCGTGTGGAGCTGGACTGCGTGTCGGTGCTGTGCCTGATCTACGGCGTCAACTACGCGGTGGACTCAAGCGCGCCGATGGTGTCGGCGTTCGTGCTGGGCCGCGAGCACTCGCGCACGCGCTGGGTCAAGCTGGCGCTGGAGCGCCACGGCGTGCCCGCCCTGCAGAGCTACCTGTGCTACGGCGCCGCCCTGCTGCCCCTCGCCGCCGTGCCCTCCAACCTGACGCGCACGCTCTTCCGCTGCCTCTTCCTCACCATGCTCATCACCGCTTTCCACTGCCTGGCCATCCTGCCCGTGCTGCTCACCTTCCTGCCGCCCTCCAAGCGGAAGAAGAGGGATAAGAAGAGGAGCGGTGACAGTCGCGAGGAGATCGAGTGCGTAGAGATGGAGGACAGCACTCGCGTGGTTGACCAGATCACCACTGTCTGA